One region of Eupeodes corollae chromosome 1, idEupCoro1.1, whole genome shotgun sequence genomic DNA includes:
- the LOC129942626 gene encoding serine/threonine-protein kinase ULK3 — MSIPRITEYEILEKLGEGSYSTVYKAKHKKNRSYHAIKCVEKSTLCKNSTDNLVTEIKLLRSLTHKYIVGLDDFFWDEKKIYIVLEYCNAGNLSSFIRSRKSLPESTCKYFLRQLACGIQYMRTNDICHFDLKPQNLLLTRNPNVSLKIADFGFAQHLKLGEINQKLKGSPLYMAPEIVGKHQYDAKADLWSIGVILYECLFGKAPYTSKTIDELLIKIKNNEKITIPPNTRISAECNDLLTRLLQHDPSKRISFEEFFTHPFIDLKTIPSEKTLQKAVQLVTTAVEFDEKKMYKEAYYLYCQSLQYFVPLITEEPDANKRQVLRSRALSYLKRAEEIKAFVLNATTSPCDEPKQPCVSKILEPDQRYKQLYAISNSSPLLKTGLEIGRQAELYSYEQKLEAALEGYTSALGILVPFVNNEPKSDRRQLILQQIDFWMKEAESIKSIICTKDICDERKNSSLRSCVIQ; from the exons atgtcCATTCCACGCATAACAGAGTATGAAATATTAGAAAAACTAGGAGAAGGAAGTTATTCTACAGTATACAAAGCAAAACACAAA AAAAATCGATCATATCATGCAATTAAATGTGTGGAGAAATCAACCTTGTGcaaaaattcaactgataacttaGTCACGGAGATAAAACTACTGCGCTCCTTGACTCACAAGTATATTGTTGGCCTCGATGACTTTTTTTGGGATGAGAA aaagatataTATCGTCCTGGAGTACTGCAATGCTGGAAATCTATCATCGTTCATTCGTTCGCGTAAATCATTGCCCGAGTCTACTTGCAAGTATTTTCTCAGGCAACTGGCTTGTGGGATCCAGTATATGCGTACAAATGATATCTGCCACTTTGATTTAAAGCCACAGAACCTACTGTTGACGCGAAACCCCAATGTCTCTCTTAAAATAGCTGATTTCGG ttttgctcAACATCTCAAGTTGGGAgaaatcaatcaaaaacttaaaggaTCTCCACTATATATGGCGCCAGAAATAGTTGGCAAACATCAATACGACGCTAAGGCTGATCTCTGGAGCATTGGAGTCATTTTATATGAATGCCTTTTTGGCAAGGCTCCCtacacatccaaaaccatcgaCGAACtcttaatcaaaatcaaaaacaatgaaaaaataacaatacctcCAAATACAAGAATAAGCGCCGAGTGCAATGATCTGCTTACACGATTATTGCAACATGACCCATCCAAACGAATATcgtttgaagaattttttacaCATCCCTTTATTGATCTCAAAACAATTCCGTCAGAAAAG acccTCCAAAAAGCTGTTCAACTGGTCACAACGGCCGTCGAATTTGACGAAAAGAAAATGTACAAAGAAGCTTATTATTTGTACTGCCAATCTCTTCAGTATTTCGTGCCTTTAATAACAGAAGAACCTGACGCAAATAAACGTCAGGTTCTAAGAAGTCGAGCCTTATCGTATCTTAAGAGAGCGGAAGAAATTAAAGCGTTTGTACTGAATGCAACCACCAGTCCATGTGATGAGCCAAAGCAACCTTGtgtctcaaaaattttagaGCCAGACCAAAGATACAAACAACTTT ATGCAATTTCGAATTCTAGTCCATTACTTAAAACTGGATTAGAAATTGGACGACAAGCAGAACTCTATTCATATGAACAGAAACTTGAAGCTGCTTTGGAAGGATATACATCGGCATTAGGAATTCTTGTGCCCTTTGTTAATAATGAACCAAAAAGCGATCGAAGACAACTGATATTGCAGCAG attgatttttggATGAAAGAAGCTGAAAGTATTAAGAGCATTATATGTACGAAAGATATCTGTGACGAACGAAAAAATTCATCGTTACGTAGCTGTGTTATTCAATAA